The segment GGTAGCGGGTATGCTTCAGTCCTTCAACGGTCTTGTCATTGTTATTGATATGGGTAACTTCCAGGTCAGTGCTGGCAATGGATTCCTCATTCACGGTGTACCCATGATTCTGGGAGGTGATGAAGCAGCGTCCGCTCTCCAGCTCCTTCACCGGATGGTTCCCGCCGCGATGGCCGAACTTAAGCTTCTCAGTATCGGCGCCACAGGCCAGGGCGAACAGCTGATGCCCCAGGCAGATGCCGAAGATCGGGTATTCGCCGAGCAGCTCGGAGATCGTCTGTACCGCATAAGGCACATCCTTCGGGTCTCCAGGGCCATTCGAGAGCTGAATCCCGTCAGGGTTCAGGCGGCGGATCTCGTCTGCGGTGACATCATGAGGGACAACCACCACATCACAGCCGCGGTTGTTCAGCTCGCGCAGAATACCGGTCTTCGCGCCGTAATCGACCAGCACGATGCGCTCTTTGGTGCCCGGGCTGCTGTAGGCTGCTGTAGTTGAGGTACGTGCAACCTGATTGCGCAGCTCTTCAATGGTAGTGTCACCCATCATCTCCATCAATTCTTCCACACGCTTGTTCGAAGTGGTGAGAATTGCCTTCATGGTGCCATAGTGGCGGATAATGCGGGTAAGCATACGGGTATCAATCTCGCTGATGCCGGGAATGTCATATTCCTTCAGCAGATCGTCTACACTGTATTCAGCACGCCAGTTGCTGGGTACGGATTCGTGACGCCGCACGACAAAGCCGTGTACAAAAGGGCGAACGGACTCGAAGTCATCACGGGTAATGCCGTAATTCCCGATCAGCGGATACGTCATGGTGACGATCTGCCCACAGTACGAAGGGTCCGATAGTACCTCCTGATAGCCTGTAATTCCTGTGTTAAAAACAACCTCGCCCGTCTTCTCGCCTTCCGCGCCAAATGCGGTGCCTGTAAACAGTGTTCCGTCCTGAAGCAGCAATCTCGCCTGCATGCCTTCCACTCCTTCTTGTTTCTGTAGTCTGATTCTTATGTCACAGCCATGCAGCCGGGCTGCATGGGCTACTGCTTACTTCTGTTAAGCCTCACTCCATACGGCTCTGCCGTCTACCCAGGTCTTCACCGGCCAGCCCTTAAGCTTCCATCCGGTAAAAGGTGTATTACGACCCTTGCTTGCAAACGTAGCAGGATCTACTGCTCTCTCTTCATTCAAGTCAATCAGGGTCAGATCGGCAGGCGCCCCTACTGTAAGGCTGCCTGTATTCAGTCTGAACACCCGGGCCGGATCAGCGGTCATCCGCTTCACCAGCAGGGACAGATCCCATTTGCCTGTGGCCACAAAAGCGGTATACAGCAGCGGGAAGGCCGTCTCAAAGCCGACGATGCCAAACGGGGCAAGCTGCATTCCCTTGGCTTTCTCTTCCTCGCTGTGCGGGGCATGGTCGGTCACGATGATATCCAGCGTGCCGTCCAGCAGCCCTTCGATGCAGGCTTCGACGTCGCGGCGCGAGCGCAGCGGCGGGTTCATTTTCCAATTGGCGTCCATGCCCGGAATATCTTCCTCCGAGAGCAGCAGATGATGCGGGCACACCTCGGCGGTCACCTTAATGCCGATTTGCTTCGCCTGGCGGATCAGCCGGACCGATTGCTCGGTGCTGACATGGCACACATGATAGTGGACGCCCGTTGCTTCAGACAGCAGAATGTCACGGCCTACATGAATGGCTTCCGATTCGTTCGGAATTCCCTTCAGGCCATGCTTGTCGGCAAAAGTGCCTTCGGCTACAGGCGCTCCTTCCACCAGCGAGTTATCCTCACAGTGGGCAATGACCGGCATATCCAGTCCCTTGGCCAGCTTCATCGCATCCTTCATCATCTGCGCGCTCTGTACGCCTACGCCATCATCGGTGAAGCCGATCGCTCCTGCTTCCTTGAGTGCCGCAAAATCCGTCAGCTCGCGTCCCAGCTCATTCTTGGTAATGGCCGCATAAGGCAGCACCTTAACTAGTCCCGCTTCGCGCGCCTTATCCTTCACGAGCTGTACGATCTCTGCACTGTCTGTTACCGGGCGTGTATTCGGCATGCAGGCAATCGTTGTGAATCCGCCTTTGGCTGCCGAACGTGCGCCGGTCTCAATCGTTTCCTTATGCTCGAACCCCGGTTCGCGCAGATGTACGTGCATATCAATCAGTCCCGGAATCAGCAGCTTGCCTTCCGCTTCAACGGTCTCCCCGGCTTCCTCTACCGCCTCGGCGGCATCCTGAATCTTCGAGATAATACCGTCCTGCACAACAATATGCTTGCGCTCCAGCACGCCTTCTTCGTTCAGTACACTGGCATTTTTGATGATCACGGTTAGGATTCTCCTTTGTGCCTTCCGGCCGCAGCCGTAAGCTCTGTAGTTATTATATAATAAAAATTCATCTTTGTGTATATTTATTAATGCCCTTATGTGAGGTTTTTTTCTGCTATTGCAGCGCCCGCTCCATGACAGCCATCCGTACCGGGACTCCGTTCGCCATCTGCGGGAAAATCCGGGACTGGCTGCTCTCCACCACCGCATCGTCGATCTCCACATTGCGGTTCACCGGCGCCGGGTGCATGATAATCGTTGCCGGGTCCAGCCTGGACGCCCGTTCCTCAGTCAGCCCGAAGTGCTCCCGGTACTGCTCAGCCGATAAAATAATACCCGAAGCATGCCGCTCCAGCTGCACTCTCAGCATCATGACCACATCCGCCTTCAGCGCTTCTTCCATGGACACGTATGGAGCGTAGGCCGCAAGCTCAGGAGCCTGCATATTCGCCGGTGCGCAGAACTGCACGCTTGCCCCCATTTTGGTGAGTGCCCAGAGGTTGGACCGTGCTACCCGGCTGTGCATAATATCCCCGATAATCGACACCTTCAGGCCCTTCAATCCGCCAAAATGCTTGCGCATCGTGTACAGGTCCAGCAGCGCCTGCGTCGGATGCTCGTTGTTGCCGTCCCCGGCATTGATCAGCGGAACGCCAACCTTCTCGGCAAGCTGCTGCAGCACACCGGCAGGCTTCAGCCGGACCACTCCGGCATCGATACCCATTGACTCCAGTGTGCGCACGGTGTCGTAGATCGACTCGCCCTTCTCCACACTGGAGGCCGCAGCCGTGAAGTTCAGCACTTGCACACCCAGGCGTTTCTCGGCCATCTCGAAGGAAAAGCGGGTTCTTGTACTATTCTCGAAGAACATATTGGCAACAAAATGTGCTCTCAGCACCGGCGTGAGCTTCTCGCTCTGATGATCCCAGTAGGCTGTTCTGTCTAGCAGCTGGGTAATCTCCGACCCCGCCAGCTCCTTCATCCCCAGCAGACTGCGTTCCTTCACTTTGGTTGCCGTCATCATTGTTATCGTTCCTCCCGGTTTGAAATAATGTACACTTCGTCCTTGCCGTCATATTCGCTCAGGGACACTTCAATCTGCTCATGCCTGGAGGTAGGTACGTTCTTGCCGATATAGTCGGGGCGGATCGGCAGCTCCCGGTGGCCGCGGTCCGCCAGTACAGCCAGCTGGATCATCCGGGGCCGTCCGCAATCCATCAGCGCATCCATTGCCGCGCGGATCGTTCTTCCGGTGTACAATACATCGTCGAACAGGATCACTTTCTTGTCCCGGGTGCCGCTGGTGCCCGGAGGCAGGATCAGGTTGCTGTTGACAACTGCCTTGTCCATCGCTTCCCGGTTGTCCCCGCCGCCTTCGCGGTCATCGCGGTAATGGGTAATGTCCAGCTCCCCGTAAGGGATGTCCACGCCCTCAATTTCCTTAATGCGCTCCGCAATCCGCTGAGCCAGATAGATCCCCCGGGTGCGGATGCCGACCAGCAGGCAATTCTCGATACCCTTGTTTTTCTCCAAAATCTCATGTGCAATGCGTGACAGTGCCCGGCGAATCGCCGTTTCGTCCATAATGACATTTTTTTCAGTAACCATCCTCTTTGCCATCCCCCTGCTTGATCGCCTGTTCAAGTTCCCCGGATAACAAAAAAACTCCTTGCCCAAAGCAGGCAAGGAGTGAAATCCGCAGATTCAAAAAGATGGCGTGTCCGCGCGCATAAAAAGACCCTCCGTACTCATACGGATTCCTTCTCGACGACCGCGAACCTCGATTCACGTTACCTTGCCAGCCTCACGGGACTGAATTAAAGGCGCTATTCAACTATAGGGAATTATGACAGATGGATGGGGGGATGTCAAATTTTCTGGGAGGGAAGTTGAAGGAAGGGCGGTTTAGGTGCGGGGCGGCTGGGTTTAGGTGAAGGGCGCGGCTGCGGTGATTTTGGACTTTCGGTCGCAGTTGTCTCCAGATTGATTTGAATAAACCGCTTAGCGGATTAAATCCGGAGACAAAGGCGAACGCTGCCGCTCCTACAGTTCCAAAATCCCCTCCGCCGCTTCCACCTAAACGGTGAAAGAGATAAGGACTTGCCATCCTCCCTTGGGGAGGGGGCAGGCAGGAGGGCACTATGGCGCTGCGCTGATAGTGCGGACTACACAACTGCGGAATTCAGGAGTTTCACTAATGGCACAAGACACCGTATCAGCGGCAATATGCCAGCTCATTTAAAAAAAGTGACCGCCACAATCAAACTCATTAACAACACAGGGATACCGTAGACAATCATGTATCCTATATATTTCACGGGTCTGGGAAGGCTGGTTAGATCAATTCGCCGAAAAGGCCCCCCGCCTTCGATCAGCTGCTGAGGCAACAATTGTTCATCAATATAACCGATACTGCTTTCAGCAATATCAGCTTTCTTATGGGTTTCAGTATGTGCGGGTGTAGTGTTCATCTTCTCTCTCCTAATGGAATTATAATGTCGTACAAGATCCAACAGCACAAGAGTCTGATTATTTGTTCTCATATTATACATTTTTTTACATGGTCGATCCACCCTAATTTCGTTCCAGCCCCTGCTCTGTTATGATAAAACTGGAATGGAACTGGAGGCGAATGAAATCATGAACATGGAGTTTATTACTATAGAAGAATGGGATGAAGCGTGGTGGGGGCGGATGGAGCAGATCTACCGGGAGGCTTTTCCCAGCGGGGCTAAAACGGAAGCGATTCTGCGCAGTATGCTGAACCGGGGGATTGGTTACTTACATGCGGGGGTGCATCAGGGGGTAGTTGTCGCGATGGCTGTTACGGGTGTTGTGGGACAAGCTGCGGACAAGATCCTGATTATCGATTACCTCGCAGTAGATAAGGCATTGCGCGGAGAGGGAACGGGGACCTGGATGCTGGAGCAGATCAAAGCTTGGGCTGTGCAGGAATACGGCATCCGGGGAATCATCATTGAGGCGGAAT is part of the Paenibacillus sp. FSL M7-0420 genome and harbors:
- a CDS encoding dihydroorotase, producing the protein MIIKNASVLNEEGVLERKHIVVQDGIISKIQDAAEAVEEAGETVEAEGKLLIPGLIDMHVHLREPGFEHKETIETGARSAAKGGFTTIACMPNTRPVTDSAEIVQLVKDKAREAGLVKVLPYAAITKNELGRELTDFAALKEAGAIGFTDDGVGVQSAQMMKDAMKLAKGLDMPVIAHCEDNSLVEGAPVAEGTFADKHGLKGIPNESEAIHVGRDILLSEATGVHYHVCHVSTEQSVRLIRQAKQIGIKVTAEVCPHHLLLSEEDIPGMDANWKMNPPLRSRRDVEACIEGLLDGTLDIIVTDHAPHSEEEKAKGMQLAPFGIVGFETAFPLLYTAFVATGKWDLSLLVKRMTADPARVFRLNTGSLTVGAPADLTLIDLNEERAVDPATFASKGRNTPFTGWKLKGWPVKTWVDGRAVWSEA
- a CDS encoding GNAT family N-acetyltransferase, with protein sequence MNMEFITIEEWDEAWWGRMEQIYREAFPSGAKTEAILRSMLNRGIGYLHAGVHQGVVVAMAVTGVVGQAADKILIIDYLAVDKALRGEGTGTWMLEQIKAWAVQEYGIRGIIIEAESGATESHKERIHFWKRNGFVLTSYVHQYRMVPEPYQAMLLPLDESANVPDDGEGLFRYINAFHKVAYRKG
- the carA gene encoding glutamine-hydrolyzing carbamoyl-phosphate synthase small subunit — encoded protein: MQARLLLQDGTLFTGTAFGAEGEKTGEVVFNTGITGYQEVLSDPSYCGQIVTMTYPLIGNYGITRDDFESVRPFVHGFVVRRHESVPSNWRAEYSVDDLLKEYDIPGISEIDTRMLTRIIRHYGTMKAILTTSNKRVEELMEMMGDTTIEELRNQVARTSTTAAYSSPGTKERIVLVDYGAKTGILRELNNRGCDVVVVPHDVTADEIRRLNPDGIQLSNGPGDPKDVPYAVQTISELLGEYPIFGICLGHQLFALACGADTEKLKFGHRGGNHPVKELESGRCFITSQNHGYTVNEESIASTDLEVTHINNNDKTVEGLKHTRYPAFSVQYHPEAAPGPHDSSYLFDRFLQLIADHKAQRPAGSRQAQLAANARITAPKSSAPQLEAVKGAL
- a CDS encoding aspartate carbamoyltransferase catalytic subunit, whose protein sequence is MMTATKVKERSLLGMKELAGSEITQLLDRTAYWDHQSEKLTPVLRAHFVANMFFENSTRTRFSFEMAEKRLGVQVLNFTAAASSVEKGESIYDTVRTLESMGIDAGVVRLKPAGVLQQLAEKVGVPLINAGDGNNEHPTQALLDLYTMRKHFGGLKGLKVSIIGDIMHSRVARSNLWALTKMGASVQFCAPANMQAPELAAYAPYVSMEEALKADVVMMLRVQLERHASGIILSAEQYREHFGLTEERASRLDPATIIMHPAPVNRNVEIDDAVVESSQSRIFPQMANGVPVRMAVMERALQ
- the pyrR gene encoding bifunctional pyr operon transcriptional regulator/uracil phosphoribosyltransferase PyrR; the encoded protein is MVTEKNVIMDETAIRRALSRIAHEILEKNKGIENCLLVGIRTRGIYLAQRIAERIKEIEGVDIPYGELDITHYRDDREGGGDNREAMDKAVVNSNLILPPGTSGTRDKKVILFDDVLYTGRTIRAAMDALMDCGRPRMIQLAVLADRGHRELPIRPDYIGKNVPTSRHEQIEVSLSEYDGKDEVYIISNREER